ATATAAAGAAAATAAGAATGACATAAAGATTATATAAAAATCAAGTTTCATTATAGCACTAATAAGTATATTTGCAATGAGTATTTGACAAAGAATATGGTTTTTGATATATCTGAATAGAAAGCACAGAAAGGGAATGAAAAAATGGAAAAAAAATTAGGAAAAACAGCAGGCTGTGAGTATTGCAGCAATTATATTTACGATGAAGATTTAGGATATTATGTTTGTGATGTGAATTTAGATGAAGATGAGATGAGCCGCTTTTTATCAGATACTTTTTATAATTGCCCATATTTCCAAATGGAAGATGAATATAAGATTGTTAGAAAGCAGATGTAGAAAACGTTGCGCTTGGCAGG
The DNA window shown above is from Blautia hansenii DSM 20583 and carries:
- a CDS encoding DUF6472 family protein; amino-acid sequence: MEKKLGKTAGCEYCSNYIYDEDLGYYVCDVNLDEDEMSRFLSDTFYNCPYFQMEDEYKIVRKQM